Within Enterobacter sp. RHBSTW-00175, the genomic segment CGATCACATCGTCAGAAATATGGCGCTGGTGCTCAAAATCAGGGCTGCGTGCGGCAACATCACTCAGCAGCGAAACCAGCTCTTCACGAACCTGTGCAGCAGACATAGCGACCTCCGAATAGTTATCCGCGGCTGTCGCGAGGGCGAACGGGGCCGCAATGAGTCGTACTCACTGAGAAATCAGGAAAATGAAAACAGGGGGTGGCTAGTGGCGTCGTCGCGCCGTGAGCCATTCGGCGGCCTGCACCAGCAGGCCATCATGCCCTTTGCGGGCGACCAGTTGCAGGGCCACAGGACGGCCGTCGATCTCCCCCACCGGCAACGTGAGTGCGGGATGGCCGCTCAGATTGAACGGGCGTACCAGTCGCGTCAGGTTGACGACAGCAAGTGGATCTTGTGCTTCCTGTAACGTGGGCGGCAGCTCTGGCAACGTGGCCAGCGCCAGCAGCGGCGTCTGTTTGAGTACGGCATCAAGGTGTTCGCTAAAAGCCACGCGGACCTCTTCTGCCTGTACCAGCGCTTCGCGGCTGACGTCTGCTCCGGCGCGGATACGGGACGCCACATCCGGCGATACGTCATCGCTTGCCAGTAGCGGGCCTAATGCCAGCCAGTTTTCATGGCTGATAAGCGTTAACCCCGAGCGGTGCGCCTCTTCCAGCAGTGGCAGCGTGGTTTCCTGTACAGAAACCCCGGTCTGTGAGAGTGCGTTCAGGATTAAGGCGTCGATATCGGGCTCCGCCGCCAGCACATACGCTACCGGCGGCAAGGAATTCAGCGGGGCGTCAACAGGCACCGACAGGCGCGTCATCACCTGGCGCAGCACTGCGGCATTACGGGTAAAGACACCCACGCAATCGAGAGAGCTTTCGGCAGGCATAACGCCCTGACGGCTTAACACGCCATAGCCAGGCTTAAGGCCCATCACGCCGCAGCAGGCCGCCGGCATCCGCACGGAGCCGCCGGTATCGGTGCCGAGTGAAAAATCCACCTCGCCGGATGCAACGACCGCCGCCGAGCCGCTGGATGAGCCACCCGGGATCAGCGCCGGGAAACGCGGGTTAACCGGCGTACCACAGCGCGGGTTGATCCCCGTTACCCCAAAGGCCAGTTCATGCAGCGTGGTTTTGCCCGTCAGTACGCAACGGTTTTCCAGTAATTGCGACACTACGCTTGCATGGCTGTGCGCGGCTGGCGACGTTGCCAGCGCCGGGCAACCCGCCTGAGTGCGGTATCCGGCGATATCCAGCGTGTCTTTGACGGCGAATCGCAGATCGCCTTCGCCGAGGATGAACTGCTCAGTATAACCATTGCTCTCTGAAACTGGCTTCATGATTGACACCTTTACCAGAAATGTTGAATCACATTCAGGCTGACAGTCATTGCTGTCTTTTTGTCCTGACTAACGTTAGGTCAATCATGGAAGAATTAGATGAAAATTCAAGTAATATTTCACGTTAATTTTACGTGACTGCAACATTTTATTAACCATAATATGTGCAGGGCCAATCACTCATAGTGATGAAAAATAAAGCAAAAAAGACGAAAGCGGCGAGAACCACTGTTGCAATCACTTGCAACAGTGGTTGAATAAAAGGTGATTATTTACAACGAGTTAAATCGATTTTCAACGCAGGTCACAAATTTGTCATTCGGTTTTTTTGGCTTATAGCTCGTTAAGGTTATCGAGCACTTTTGCCAGGGAGAGGTTCATTTTGGCAACCTGATTTCGGGTCATTCCTTTGAAGCCTTTCTCGAACACTTTTCCCGCCTGAGCCATGGCTTCTTCCACTTTTTGCCGCCCGGCGTCGGTGAGCATCACTTCCGTTACCCGGGCGTCATTTTCGCTACTGGCGGTGGTCACAAGGCCATCCTCCCGCAGCCGCCCGACGATTTTGGTCACCGTCGGCATTTTTGCCATCGCGTATTCGGAAATTTGTGAAATGCTCGCTTTACCGTACTGGTGCGTCACCATCAACACCCGGAAGCCAGAGACATCCAGCTGCGCTTTTTTCAGTGTAATTTCCATGATTTGTGTGTAGCGCGCATAGACATTAACAATCCAGTAGAAGGGAAATTCTTCTCGATGGAAGGCAGGATCGGTGGCCTGTTCTTCGGCTGTTTTTTTTATATTACTCATGCGTTTCCTTACCAAAAAAAGCGGCAGATAACGCGATTATACTCTGCGAATCTGTGACGGCTATAGCACCATCGCAGCCTGTAAAACCCCTGGCGACGCTCCGGGGAGTTCAGGGTGCGATCCCTGTCTCATTATGATTCACAAATGCTATGTAATTAACAAATACGTATCATTTTTTGAACATTAATTTGACGCTTCATATGGCGATTTTCTATACGTTACCCGACCTGCACACTCATACTAAAAAACGCAATGTGGAGCTTTCATGAACGATAATGCCTCTGTAGAACAGACTCAGAACGGAACGCTGGCCCCGCCTGCCGCGGGAGATACCACGCTGGATCCCCGCCAGCAAGCCGTTATCAAAAAGCTGTTCCGCCGTTTAATTGTTTTTTTATTTATTCTGTTCGTCTTTTCCTACCTTGACCGCATCAACATTGGCTTTGCCGGGTTAACGATGGGCAAAGATCTGGGGCTCACCAGCACCATGTTTGGCCTGGCCACCACCCTGTTTTATGTGATGTATGTTATTTGCGGGATCCCCAGTAACGTGATGCTGAGTATTGTCGGCGCGCGCCGCTGGATTGCTATCCTGATGGTTATCTGGGGGATTGCTTCTACCGCCACCATGTTCGCCACCGGGCCAAAAAGCCTCTACGTGCTGCGAATGCTGGTAGGGATTGCCGAAGCCGGTTTTCTGCCCGGTTTGCTGCTCTATTTAACCTACTGGTTTCCGGCGCACTATCGTGCCCGCGCCAACGCGCTGTTTATGATTGCGATGCCGGTGACCATGGCGCTGGGTTCGCTGGCATCCGGGTATATTTTGAATATGGACGGCCTGCTGAACCTGAAAGGCTGGCAGTGGCTGTTCCTGCTGGAAGGGTTCCCGTCCGTGCTGCTGGGCCTGGTGGTCTGGTTCTGGCTGGACGATAGCCCGGCAAAAGCCAAATGGTTAACGGATGATGACAAAGCCTGCCTGAACGAGATGCTGGAGGCGGACAAAGTGGCGGTGCGAAAGACTCAGCTCGCGGCAAATACCGCACCTGTGGCGCAGCGCAGTCTGGCGCGCGAACTCTTTACCCCGGTCATTATCCTCTACACCGTGGCTTACTTCTGCCTGACCAATACCCTTAGCGCGCTGAGCGTCTGGACGCCGCTGATTTTGCGCAGTATTAACGAAACCAGCAGCAACGTGACCATCGGCATTCTGAGCGCCATTCCCCAGATGTGTACCATCATCGCGATGGTCTGGTGGAGTAAACGTTCGGACAGGCTGAACGAACGTAAAATTCACACCCTGCTCCCCTATCTGTTTGCAGCCGCAGGCTGGATGTTAACCGCCACCAGCACCACGCCGCTGTTCCAGTTCACCGGGATTGTGATGGCCTCTGCTGGCGCCTTTGCTGCAATGGTGATTTTCTGGACGACACCTGACTGGTTTATCTCCGTGCGCGCCCGCGCGGTGGGCATTGCGGTGATCAACGCCACCGGGATGACCGGCGCCGCGCTTGGCCCGCTGCTGATGGGCCTGATGAAAGACACCACGGGGAACTTCAATGCCGGGATCTTTATGGTCGCCGGATTCCTGGTGCTGGGTGCGGTGATTATCGCCGCGATCCCAATGGCAAAAAACGCGGCGCAACCCGCGCATTAAGCAAGTCCCGGACCCGAAACGGTATGTATCGTTTCGGGTTTTAATCGCAAAGATCATCAATACTCATGAGGGTTAACCCTGTTAACCACGCCGAAAATTGGGTGGTGTTCCCGTTCCCGTTATGTGAGAAAAAACATCATGAGTAAAAACATTATTTTTTGTGCAGATGGTACGTGGAATGGACCGAATAACGACGATAACAAGGACGATATCCCCGATTACACAAATGTTTTGCGGCTATTTAATGAGCTGGATGGCACCGCCGATACTCCCGATATGTTTGTGCGCAATGAGCAGGAAAAAACGCTGAGAAATAAATCGGGAGTGGTTTTGCAGGTCAGTAAGTACATTCATGGCGTGGGGGATTCAAATAACTGGCTCGATAAAATGCTGGGCGGGGTGTTTGGTGCGGGGATCATTGAACGCATCGTGCGTGGATATACCTTCATCTGCCGTAATTACGACAGAGATGATGATATCTTTCTTATCGGGTTTAGCCGGGGAGCCTACACGGCACGCGCTCTGGCAGGGATGATTGGTGAATGCGGGCTGCTGGATAAAAACAAAATCGACCTCACTGACAAAGAGGAAGCCTACCGTCTGGGAACCGCGGTATGGCGGCAGTACCGGCAAAAAACCAACGTTGACGGTTCGCTGTTAGACCGAATTATCCGCGATGCCCCGATGTTTTTGCATGAGCAGGTTGATCCGAACAAGATTATCTATTTTGTGCCGATTAAAGCCGTTACCGTCTGGGAAACCGTGGGCTCATTGGGTATTCCTGAATATATTAAAGACGCCCGTATCGATGCCTTTAAATTTGCCAGCACCGCGCTTGGGGAGCACGTCAAATATGGCCGACAGGCCATTGCCATTGATGAAATGCGGCTGGATTTTACCCCCACCTTCTGGGACAAACGCGACAATATCGTGCAGATCTATTTTCCGGGGATCCACGCAGATGTCGGTGGCGGTTACAGCAGCACCAATAATGGAACCGGATTATCGAACGGCGCTTATCTGTGGATCCGCACCGAGCTGGGTCAGCTTGGCGTGCATCTGGATCCTGTGCAGGTTAACGTGG encodes:
- a CDS encoding amidase, producing the protein MKPVSESNGYTEQFILGEGDLRFAVKDTLDIAGYRTQAGCPALATSPAAHSHASVVSQLLENRCVLTGKTTLHELAFGVTGINPRCGTPVNPRFPALIPGGSSSGSAAVVASGEVDFSLGTDTGGSVRMPAACCGVMGLKPGYGVLSRQGVMPAESSLDCVGVFTRNAAVLRQVMTRLSVPVDAPLNSLPPVAYVLAAEPDIDALILNALSQTGVSVQETTLPLLEEAHRSGLTLISHENWLALGPLLASDDVSPDVASRIRAGADVSREALVQAEEVRVAFSEHLDAVLKQTPLLALATLPELPPTLQEAQDPLAVVNLTRLVRPFNLSGHPALTLPVGEIDGRPVALQLVARKGHDGLLVQAAEWLTARRRH
- a CDS encoding MarR family winged helix-turn-helix transcriptional regulator, which codes for MSNIKKTAEEQATDPAFHREEFPFYWIVNVYARYTQIMEITLKKAQLDVSGFRVLMVTHQYGKASISQISEYAMAKMPTVTKIVGRLREDGLVTTASSENDARVTEVMLTDAGRQKVEEAMAQAGKVFEKGFKGMTRNQVAKMNLSLAKVLDNLNEL
- the hpaX gene encoding 4-hydroxyphenylacetate permease, encoding MNDNASVEQTQNGTLAPPAAGDTTLDPRQQAVIKKLFRRLIVFLFILFVFSYLDRINIGFAGLTMGKDLGLTSTMFGLATTLFYVMYVICGIPSNVMLSIVGARRWIAILMVIWGIASTATMFATGPKSLYVLRMLVGIAEAGFLPGLLLYLTYWFPAHYRARANALFMIAMPVTMALGSLASGYILNMDGLLNLKGWQWLFLLEGFPSVLLGLVVWFWLDDSPAKAKWLTDDDKACLNEMLEADKVAVRKTQLAANTAPVAQRSLARELFTPVIILYTVAYFCLTNTLSALSVWTPLILRSINETSSNVTIGILSAIPQMCTIIAMVWWSKRSDRLNERKIHTLLPYLFAAAGWMLTATSTTPLFQFTGIVMASAGAFAAMVIFWTTPDWFISVRARAVGIAVINATGMTGAALGPLLMGLMKDTTGNFNAGIFMVAGFLVLGAVIIAAIPMAKNAAQPAH
- a CDS encoding DUF2235 domain-containing protein, which codes for MSKNIIFCADGTWNGPNNDDNKDDIPDYTNVLRLFNELDGTADTPDMFVRNEQEKTLRNKSGVVLQVSKYIHGVGDSNNWLDKMLGGVFGAGIIERIVRGYTFICRNYDRDDDIFLIGFSRGAYTARALAGMIGECGLLDKNKIDLTDKEEAYRLGTAVWRQYRQKTNVDGSLLDRIIRDAPMFLHEQVDPNKIIYFVPIKAVTVWETVGSLGIPEYIKDARIDAFKFASTALGEHVKYGRQAIAIDEMRLDFTPTFWDKRDNIVQIYFPGIHADVGGGYSSTNNGTGLSNGAYLWIRTELGQLGVHLDPVQVNVDFKGPIHCEWYQIPYKLGVRQLRRPDSPDLAIHSSAVSRMAWPTPLPVQDNTGMWGAQLYRPASIQPYVNACWQPLNGIVIHP